GTGGATATCCGGGTGATCACCGCCACCAACAAAGACCTGAAATCCCTGGTGGATGCAGGAACCTTCCGGGAAGATCTCTATTACCGGCTCAAGGTATTTCCCATTTTCCTGCCGCCCCTGCGGGAACGCAAAGAAGACATTCCCCTGCTGATCCGCCATTTCATCGATCTGAACAACAAGGCCTCGGGCAAAGCCGTCACAAGCATGACAAAACAGGCCATGCAGGCGGTCATGGATTACCACTGGCCGGGCAATATCCGTGAACTGGCCAATGCCGTTGAACATGCGTTTGTTCTTTGTGACGGCCGGGAAATCGTTATCGAAGACCTGCCCCTGGAAATCAGACACGGAAATGCCGGGTCCATGGATGTGACGGCCCCACTGCCGTCAGCCCCTCCGGCCGTGTCCGTGCACAGACCCGGACACCGATTGACCCGGGAACGCCTGGTGGCCATCCTTCAGGCCGCCGGATGGAACAAGGCAGAAGCGGCCAGGCAGACCGGATTGAGCCGGGCATCCATCTGGAAATACATGAAAAAATGGAACATCCCCATGCAGCCGGAATAGGCGGATAAGGAGAAAACAGGTCATGGTATCTATTGTCATCCGGTTCGTCCGGGTTGTTATCGTTCTGGCAGCAGCATCCGCGCTGGGCTTCTGGCTGTACAGCCTCAGGGAAACGCCTGACAGACAGCCCGTCGAACCGCTCCCTCCCGGGGTTCGCGTGATCGAAATGCACCCGGAAACCCGGCAGATGGTGGTGGCGGCGTTCGGCACCGTGGCCCCCCGGAACAGCGTCAAAGTGGCGGCTGAAGTGGCCGGCCGGATTGAAAGGATGGACCCGGCATTCCGGGAAGGCAAAAAGATTGAAAAAGACCAGGTCATCATTGAAATCGACCGGCGCGCAGCCATCCTGGACCGGGCTGCGGCAAAAGCCCGGGTGGTCCAGGCAGAGGCGGAGATCGACTATCTGGCCCGGGACATTGAAAATCTGTCTTCAGATCTTAGCCTGGCCGAGTCCAATATGGACCTGGCGGCCAAAGAGGTGGAGCGGCTCAAGGCGTTGAATCAGCGGGAATTTGCCTCAAAAACCAGTCTGGACAAGGCGCAGCAGCAGTACCTGGCGGCCAAAATCCAGGTCCAGACCACCCGCAACCGCATGGCCCTGGCCGGCCCCCTCATGGCCCAGAAACAGGCGGCCCTGGCCCTGGCCCGAAACGATGTGGAAAAGGTGGACCTGGTCCTTGAAAAATCCAGGATTCTGGCCCCTTTTGCCGGGTTTGTGCAGTCGCGTCTGGTGGAGCAGGGGGATTATGTGAATCCCGGCCAGATCCTGGGCCGTGTATACAGGGCCGGGGCCCTGGATGTGGATGTCCGGATCCCTCTGGCGGAACTCCGATGGATCCAGCCGCTGTTTGACAGGGGCCAGCTGCCGGAAGCGCAGGTCCGTATGGCCAATGCCGCATCAGAGGAAACCCGGAGCTGGCCGGCCCGGGTGGCCCGGATCAAGGCGGAAATCGACGATCAAACCCGGACCCTTCCCATAACCCTGGAGATTCTGCCCGATCCAGGGCCGGACAACGGCAACCCATTGGATACCCTGAAACCCGGTGCTTTTGTGCAGTGCCGGATACAAGGGAAACGTTTTGATGACATTCATGTTCTGCCCAGGCACCTGGTGCACACGGGCAACCGGGTGTATGTGGTCAAAGACGGGCGGCTGGAGATCCGCCAGGTCTCTGTGCTGCGCAAATTCAATGACCAGGTGTTTGTCGAATCCGGACTCGCGCCCGGGGATCATGTGGTTTCGTCGCCGCTGCCCGGGGCCTATAACGGCATGGCGGTCACGGTCAAACCGGCGGATCATCAGGAAGACACCCCATGAAAGCCCTGGGCAGATGGTCCGTGGAGCACCGGGTCAGTGTCAACCTGATCATGGTGTTTCTGATCGTTGCAGGACTTTATACGGCCATGACCATGAAACGCGAGATGTTTCCGCAGTTTTCAATGGACATGATCCATATTTCCGTCCCCTATCCCGGGGCTTCCCCGGAAGAGGTGGAAGAGGGCATCTGCATCCGGATCGAAGAGCAGCTCAAGAGCTTGGAAGATGTCAAAACCATGTATTCCAGTGCCATTGAAGGCAATGGGTCCGTGATCATCGAACTTGTGGGCGGCACGGACATCAATGAAAAGCTGGACGAGGTCAGAACGGAAATCGATCTGATCGACACGTTTCCGGAAGAGGCGGAAGACCCGGTGATCACGGAGATCAAGAACAATCAACCGGCCATCTATGTGGCGGTTTACGGGGATGTGGACGAGCGGGTGCTGCGGAATACGGCGGAACAGATCCGGGATGATCTGGTGGAGACCGACGTCATCTCCCTGGCCTCCCTGGTGGGGGTCCGAGAGTTTGAAATTTCTGTGGAAATATCAGAGGAAAGCCTGCGGGCCTACCACCTGTCCTTTGACCAGGTGGCGGCCGCGGTTCGGACCGGAAGCCTTGAGCTGCCCGGCGGAAAAATTAAGACCCCGGGCGGGGAATTCCTGGTCCGGGCCAAGGGGAAAAAATATGTCGGGGAAGAGTACGCGCAGATTCCTGTTTTAACCCGGCCGGACGGCACCACCATCCGGCTGGGGGATGTGGCCCAGGTGAAAGACGGGTTTGAAGACACGGATGTCAAGCCCCGGTTCAACGGGCAGCCCGCCGCACTGGTGCTGGTCGAAAGGACGGACAGCCAGGACACCATCGCCATCTCACAACAGGTGCTCTCCTATCTTGAGGAACGCCGCGGTTCTCTGCCCGAAGGCGTGAAACTGGGCCACTGGTACAACATGGCCGACATGGTCCAGGACCGGATCGATCTGCTGCTGAAAAACGGCATCCAGGGTATTGTTCTGGTGTTTGTCGTGCTGGCGCTGTTTCTGGACCTGGGGCTGGCGTTCTGGGTGGCATCGGGCATCCCCATCACCTTTATGGGGGCGTTTCTGGTGCTCGAGTACCTGGGGGCCTCCGTGAACATGCTCTCTTTGTTCGGGTTTATCATGACCTTAGGCATCCTGGTGGACGATGCCATCATTGTGGGGGAGAACGTCTATACCCATTATTCCGAAGGCAAACCTCCCAAAGAGGCGGTCCTGGCCGCCATGGATCAGGTCGGGGGACCCGTGGTCATGGCGGTCACCACCACCATCGTGGCGTTTGCCCCGCTTTTGTTCATCGAGGGGATCATGGGCAAATTCATTTCCGTGATGCCAAAGGTTGTGATCTGTATTCTGGCTCTTTCCCTGGTTGAGGCGTTCCTGATTCTGCCGGCCCACCTGGCCGGGACCCTGACACCCCGGCGCCCGTTCCGGCCCCGGTGGTACGGGCTGCTGTTTTTCTGGTTTGAGTGGGTCAGAAAAGACCTGTCAGACGGGCATGCCTGGCTTCGGCTGCGGGTGGAAAAAGCGCTGAACCGGGTGATTCAGCGCCTTTATCTGCCGGTATTGCGGTACTGCGTTGAAAACCGGTATTTCACGGTGGCCCTGGGTGTGGGATGCCTCATTGTCAGTTTGGGGCTGATCGCCGGGGGCCATGTGCCGTATACCTTTTTTCCCAAGAACGATTCCAACTGGATGATTTGTGAAACCATTTATCCGCTGGGCACCCCTTTTGAAACCACGGAAAAGACGATCCAGCAGATTGAAAAAGGGGCCTTTGCCCTGAATGATCGTTTCAGGGACCGGGTCCAGGGCGGCCAGGACCTGGTTGTCAACACCTTTTCCATGGTGGGTGTGATTCCCCGGCGGGACTGGAAACCCGGTGTGTACGGCGGACATTGCGGTGAGGTCTGGATCGAGGTGCAGCCATCAGCCATGCGGCCGGAGATACCTGCACCTGAAATCACGGCCATGTGGCGGGAGTTGACCGGCGATATCCTGGGAACCGAACAGCTCACCTATACCATTATCGGCGGCGGCCCGGGCGGCAGTCCCATCGAGATCCGGATGAAGGGAGACGACCTCGAAATGCTTGCGGCAGCGGTCAAGGATCTCAAGGCGGAAATCGCCACCTATCCGGGGACCTTTGACATCACCGATGATTTCAGGCCCGGGAAGATGGAAAAGCAGATGGTCATCAAACCCGGCGCAGAAGCCTTAGGCGTGACCATGGCGGATATCGCCACCCAGATCCGGCAGGCCTATTACGGGGATGAAGTCCTCCAGATACAGCGGGGAAAAAATGACATCAAGGTCATGGTGCGGTATTCAGAGCCGGAACGCAGCACCGAGGCCAGTATCGACGCGTTGAGAATCCGGACCCGGGACAACCGGGAAATTCCGCTGAACCAGGTGGCCGGCATCACCACGGAGCGCGGCTACTCGACCATCCAGCGGGTGGACCGCCGCCGGGTCATCACCGTGACGTCCGACCTCGATGAAGAAAAGGCCAATGCCCGGAAAATCGTCCAGGACCTGAAAGGCGGTTATCTGGCTGAACTCGCCCGAAAATATCCCGGCGTTTCCTATGACCTGGAAGGCCAGGCCCAGCGGAGTCAGGAATCCATGGAAAGCCTGATAACAGGGTTTGCCGTGGCAGCCATGGTGATTTTTCTGCTGCTGGCCAGCCAGTTCAGATCCTATATCCAGCCCGTGATCATCATGTGTGCCATTCCCTTTGGCCTGGTCGGGGCCATTTCGGGGCACTTCATCATGGGCCTGGACATCACCATGATCTCCATTTTCGGGATTGTGGCCCTGTCCGGCATTGTGGTCAATGATTCATTGATCCTGATCGATTTCATCAATGCCAGAGTCCGGAGCGGCGAAGCCGTGTTCGATGCCGTGATCCAAGCCGGGCGCAACCGGTTCCGGCCGGTCCTGCTGACCTCGGTGACCACGGTGGCCGGCCTGGCCCCGCTCATGACGGAAACCAGTTTCCAGGCCCGGTTTCTCATCCCCATGGCCGTCAGCATCAATTTCGGCCTGGCCGCCGCCACGGTCCTCACCCTGGTGTTTGTCCCGGCCCTGTATGTGGTGGTCAAAGACATCACCATGCTGGGAACCGGTCAGTGAGGTATCTCCGGGCCCGGCATGAAAACACCGGCCAGGCTTCTGGATGGTGTCGGATCCGCTCGAATGTACGTTGTACCTCCCCGGCAAACTCAAATCCCAGGCCAGGGCGTTGTTCATTGTAGTAGTCAACGGCTTCAGCGAATTCGTTTTCCGCACATGAGAGGACGAGTATTCTCATCGCCGGTTGATCCTGGCCAGAACCTCCTCTGCCGGGGAGGCTGTGAGCAACCCTTTTTCGTATGCTTCGATCCTGGATTCAACCTCTTCTGTCCAGGCAGTATCTATATGATTGTCCTCTGAGACATCGAAACTCTGGAAAAGACGTCGAATCAACTCAGCCCTCTCAATGGGCGGCAGGGCCAGCGCATCATTGAGCACTCTCTCGATTATAGCTGTCATATAGTCCACCTCGCCGTTATTTTGATTTTATTTAAGTATAGCCGACAACACGCAGCTTCGCAACCCGGATTTGTGATGGCGAACACTGCATGCCAGGAGCAGCATGCCCCTCGCCGTTTCCTCGACGTGAACGTTCTGTACATCTGTTTTTCCATATAAAAAAGTTGTCACCACCGGTCTTTGGTGCAACGGATCCGGAAAAGGCGGTGTGATGGTATTGAATTTTTTCCGGCAGTTGTGTAAAACAGGGCTGAATAAAATATTGAAACTGCAAAGGAAAATCAGATGCCGGAATCCAATGAATTTCTTGAAGGAATTCAAGAAGACCTGAAACAGATTGTCCAGCCCTTTCAAAGGGACCTGAACCAGAAACAGAAAAAAGCGGATTTCTGAACAGTCCCAACCGGTTCAACGTCGCCATGACCTGGCCCTTTGCTTTATATAAATTCTGGGTCAGCCGGAGAGATGACAGGGAACCGGCAAAAAAAAACAGAGATGCTGCCCAGTCTCTGGCCGTCGCCGAATTGGTAATGGATCGGCTCCCACAATTGAAATTCAGCAAGGATCAGCTGAAGATGTTTCCGCCAGGCCTGGTCAGGGGTTTTAACGAGTCGCTTAAAAGGAATGATGACATTTCCATGCAGTTTTGATAGTCATCAAATGATACACAGGAGGAAGATATGACTGTTAAAAAATTAATGAGAATCATACCGGGGCTTATGGTTACCATCAGTGCATTACTTGGGCTGCTTCACTCACCTTGGTGGTTTGCTCTGACGCTTTTTGTCGGGTTGAATCTGACTCAGTCCGGATTTACGGACTTCTGTCCATTGGAAAAGATACTCAGAAAACTCGGATTTTCGGAACAGTAACATATGAGAAT
This portion of the Desulfotignum phosphitoxidans DSM 13687 genome encodes:
- a CDS encoding GSU2403 family nucleotidyltransferase fold protein, translating into MTWPFALYKFWVSRRDDREPAKKNRDAAQSLAVAELVMDRLPQLKFSKDQLKMFPPGLVRGFNESLKRNDDISMQF
- a CDS encoding addiction module protein; amino-acid sequence: MTAIIERVLNDALALPPIERAELIRRLFQSFDVSEDNHIDTAWTEEVESRIEAYEKGLLTASPAEEVLARINRR
- a CDS encoding YgaP family membrane protein; this translates as MTVKKLMRIIPGLMVTISALLGLLHSPWWFALTLFVGLNLTQSGFTDFCPLEKILRKLGFSEQ
- a CDS encoding efflux RND transporter permease subunit — translated: MKALGRWSVEHRVSVNLIMVFLIVAGLYTAMTMKREMFPQFSMDMIHISVPYPGASPEEVEEGICIRIEEQLKSLEDVKTMYSSAIEGNGSVIIELVGGTDINEKLDEVRTEIDLIDTFPEEAEDPVITEIKNNQPAIYVAVYGDVDERVLRNTAEQIRDDLVETDVISLASLVGVREFEISVEISEESLRAYHLSFDQVAAAVRTGSLELPGGKIKTPGGEFLVRAKGKKYVGEEYAQIPVLTRPDGTTIRLGDVAQVKDGFEDTDVKPRFNGQPAALVLVERTDSQDTIAISQQVLSYLEERRGSLPEGVKLGHWYNMADMVQDRIDLLLKNGIQGIVLVFVVLALFLDLGLAFWVASGIPITFMGAFLVLEYLGASVNMLSLFGFIMTLGILVDDAIIVGENVYTHYSEGKPPKEAVLAAMDQVGGPVVMAVTTTIVAFAPLLFIEGIMGKFISVMPKVVICILALSLVEAFLILPAHLAGTLTPRRPFRPRWYGLLFFWFEWVRKDLSDGHAWLRLRVEKALNRVIQRLYLPVLRYCVENRYFTVALGVGCLIVSLGLIAGGHVPYTFFPKNDSNWMICETIYPLGTPFETTEKTIQQIEKGAFALNDRFRDRVQGGQDLVVNTFSMVGVIPRRDWKPGVYGGHCGEVWIEVQPSAMRPEIPAPEITAMWRELTGDILGTEQLTYTIIGGGPGGSPIEIRMKGDDLEMLAAAVKDLKAEIATYPGTFDITDDFRPGKMEKQMVIKPGAEALGVTMADIATQIRQAYYGDEVLQIQRGKNDIKVMVRYSEPERSTEASIDALRIRTRDNREIPLNQVAGITTERGYSTIQRVDRRRVITVTSDLDEEKANARKIVQDLKGGYLAELARKYPGVSYDLEGQAQRSQESMESLITGFAVAAMVIFLLLASQFRSYIQPVIIMCAIPFGLVGAISGHFIMGLDITMISIFGIVALSGIVVNDSLILIDFINARVRSGEAVFDAVIQAGRNRFRPVLLTSVTTVAGLAPLMTETSFQARFLIPMAVSINFGLAAATVLTLVFVPALYVVVKDITMLGTGQ
- a CDS encoding efflux RND transporter periplasmic adaptor subunit: MVSIVIRFVRVVIVLAAASALGFWLYSLRETPDRQPVEPLPPGVRVIEMHPETRQMVVAAFGTVAPRNSVKVAAEVAGRIERMDPAFREGKKIEKDQVIIEIDRRAAILDRAAAKARVVQAEAEIDYLARDIENLSSDLSLAESNMDLAAKEVERLKALNQREFASKTSLDKAQQQYLAAKIQVQTTRNRMALAGPLMAQKQAALALARNDVEKVDLVLEKSRILAPFAGFVQSRLVEQGDYVNPGQILGRVYRAGALDVDVRIPLAELRWIQPLFDRGQLPEAQVRMANAASEETRSWPARVARIKAEIDDQTRTLPITLEILPDPGPDNGNPLDTLKPGAFVQCRIQGKRFDDIHVLPRHLVHTGNRVYVVKDGRLEIRQVSVLRKFNDQVFVESGLAPGDHVVSSPLPGAYNGMAVTVKPADHQEDTP